A genomic window from Maylandia zebra isolate NMK-2024a linkage group LG20, Mzebra_GT3a, whole genome shotgun sequence includes:
- the LOC143414201 gene encoding uncharacterized protein LOC143414201, producing MGLAAEDHTGCPSCQLKTGNEDYTSQKLTKFGQQKTGKVLPLYRSSDGCFQQDNMPVSIHFWDVVEGEISIMDVQLTNLQQLMLSSQYGPKSRAPACWEKPSRATVSKFGRSQPDIRVILPDLPFSHISMFKSKNPSSSDLQGSDD from the exons ATGGGATTGgctgcagaagaccacactgggtgcccCTCCTGTCaactaaaaacaggaaacgaaGACTACACTTCGCAAAAGTTGACCAAAtttggacaacagaagactggaaaagtGTTGCCAT TGTACAGAtcatctgatggctgcttccagcaggataacatgcCAGTTTCAATCcacttttgggatgtggtggaaggGGAGATtagcatcatggatgtgcagctgacaaacctGCAGCAACTGATGCTATCAtctcaatatggaccaaaatcg AGGGCACCAGCATGCTGGGAAAAACCAAGCAGAGCCACGGTGTCAAAGTTTGG GAGGTCACAGCCTGACATCAGGGTGATTCTGCCAG ACCTGCCTTTCTCTCACATATCCATGTTTAAGAGCAAAAATCCTTCTTCTAGTGACCTTCAAGGCAGTGACGACTAG
- the opn7d gene encoding opsin 7, group member d isoform X2, whose protein sequence is MGNASDTSAVFTSTISKEHDIFMGSVYSLFCNSTLLLVAYHKRSTLKPAEFFIINLSISDLGMTLTLLPLAIPSAFSHRWLFGEIICQVYAMCGVLFGLCSLTNLTVLSLVCCLKVCVPNHGNNFSSSHAHLLVAGVWCYASVFALGPLAHWGHYSLEPYGTACCIDWHAPNYELSALSYIICLFFFCYVVPCTIIFLSYTFILLTVRGSRQAVQQHVSPQAKSTNAHALIVKLSVAVCIGFLAAWSPYAVVAMWAAFGDATQVPPAAFALAAVFAKSSTIYNPMVYLLCKPNFRECLYRDTSMLRQMIYRGSPQSEPKERFGSTSQRNKDMSVSTRFSNGQQESYGACLHCTDNAALCHVTPQRTACILTGSTYTEVTVGQLSAKPQAEFL, encoded by the exons ATGGGAAATGCTTCAGACACGTCTGCTGTGTTTACCTCCACCATCTCCAAGGAGCATGACATCTTCATGGGTTCAGTCTACAGCTTATTCT GCAACTCCACACTGCTACTTGTTGCTTATCACAAGCGGTCAACCTTGAAACCAGCAGAGTTCTTCATCATCAATCTCTCCATCAGTGACCTTGGGATGACACTCACTTTACTTCCACTGGCCATACCATCGGCGTTTTCACACAG GTGGCTGTTTGGAGAAATCATCTGCCAGGTGTATGCTATGTGTGGAGTGCTGTTTGGTCTCTGCAGCTTGACAAACCTCACAGTGCTTTCCTTAGTGTGCTGCCTTAAAGTCTGTGTCCCCAACCACG GTAACAACTTCTCCTCGTCACATGCCCACCTCCTGGTGGCTGGAGTTTGGTGTTACGCGTCTGTGTTTGCTCTGGGGCCACTGGCACACTGGGGACATTACAGTCTTGAGCCTTATGGGACAGCGTGCTGCATTGACTGGCATGCACCCAACTATGAGCTTTCAGCTTTGTCTTATATTAtctgccttttcttcttttgctaTGTAGTCCCCTGCACTATTATCTTCCTCTCCTACACTTTCATTCTGCTGACCGTGCGGGGCTCACGTCAGGCCGTCCAGCAGCATGTGTCACCACAGGCCAAGAGCACCAATGCACACGCTCTCATTGTCAAG CTGTCTGTAGCAGTGTGCATAGGCTTCCTGGCTGCTTGGTCTCCATATGCTGTCGTGGCCATGTGGGCTGCTTTTGGGGATGCCACGCAAGTTCCTCCTGCTGCTTTTGCCCTTGCTGCAGTGTTTGCCAAGTCTTCTACCATCTACAACCCTATGGTCTACCTCCTGTGTAAGCCCAACTTTCGCGAGTGTTTATACAGAGACACTTCGATGTTACGACAGATGATCTACAGGGGCAGTCCGCAGTCCGAGCCGAAAGAACGATTCGGATCCACATCACAGCGCAACAAGGACATGAGCGTCTCCACGCGCTTTTCAAATGGACAGCAGGAGAGCTACGGGGCGTGTCTGCACTGCACTGACAATGCAGCTCTGTGTCATGTGACACCCCAAAGGACTGCCTGCATCCTGACTGGATCCACCTACACAGAGGTGACAGTCGGCCAACTCTCAGCCAAACCACAGGCCGAGTTCCTCTAG
- the opn7d gene encoding opsin 7, group member d isoform X1, which yields MGNASDTSAVFTSTISKEHDIFMGSVYSLFCVLSIIGNSTLLLVAYHKRSTLKPAEFFIINLSISDLGMTLTLLPLAIPSAFSHRWLFGEIICQVYAMCGVLFGLCSLTNLTVLSLVCCLKVCVPNHGNNFSSSHAHLLVAGVWCYASVFALGPLAHWGHYSLEPYGTACCIDWHAPNYELSALSYIICLFFFCYVVPCTIIFLSYTFILLTVRGSRQAVQQHVSPQAKSTNAHALIVKLSVAVCIGFLAAWSPYAVVAMWAAFGDATQVPPAAFALAAVFAKSSTIYNPMVYLLCKPNFRECLYRDTSMLRQMIYRGSPQSEPKERFGSTSQRNKDMSVSTRFSNGQQESYGACLHCTDNAALCHVTPQRTACILTGSTYTEVTVGQLSAKPQAEFL from the exons ATGGGAAATGCTTCAGACACGTCTGCTGTGTTTACCTCCACCATCTCCAAGGAGCATGACATCTTCATGGGTTCAGTCTACAGCTTATTCT GTGTACTGTCCATCATAGGCAACTCCACACTGCTACTTGTTGCTTATCACAAGCGGTCAACCTTGAAACCAGCAGAGTTCTTCATCATCAATCTCTCCATCAGTGACCTTGGGATGACACTCACTTTACTTCCACTGGCCATACCATCGGCGTTTTCACACAG GTGGCTGTTTGGAGAAATCATCTGCCAGGTGTATGCTATGTGTGGAGTGCTGTTTGGTCTCTGCAGCTTGACAAACCTCACAGTGCTTTCCTTAGTGTGCTGCCTTAAAGTCTGTGTCCCCAACCACG GTAACAACTTCTCCTCGTCACATGCCCACCTCCTGGTGGCTGGAGTTTGGTGTTACGCGTCTGTGTTTGCTCTGGGGCCACTGGCACACTGGGGACATTACAGTCTTGAGCCTTATGGGACAGCGTGCTGCATTGACTGGCATGCACCCAACTATGAGCTTTCAGCTTTGTCTTATATTAtctgccttttcttcttttgctaTGTAGTCCCCTGCACTATTATCTTCCTCTCCTACACTTTCATTCTGCTGACCGTGCGGGGCTCACGTCAGGCCGTCCAGCAGCATGTGTCACCACAGGCCAAGAGCACCAATGCACACGCTCTCATTGTCAAG CTGTCTGTAGCAGTGTGCATAGGCTTCCTGGCTGCTTGGTCTCCATATGCTGTCGTGGCCATGTGGGCTGCTTTTGGGGATGCCACGCAAGTTCCTCCTGCTGCTTTTGCCCTTGCTGCAGTGTTTGCCAAGTCTTCTACCATCTACAACCCTATGGTCTACCTCCTGTGTAAGCCCAACTTTCGCGAGTGTTTATACAGAGACACTTCGATGTTACGACAGATGATCTACAGGGGCAGTCCGCAGTCCGAGCCGAAAGAACGATTCGGATCCACATCACAGCGCAACAAGGACATGAGCGTCTCCACGCGCTTTTCAAATGGACAGCAGGAGAGCTACGGGGCGTGTCTGCACTGCACTGACAATGCAGCTCTGTGTCATGTGACACCCCAAAGGACTGCCTGCATCCTGACTGGATCCACCTACACAGAGGTGACAGTCGGCCAACTCTCAGCCAAACCACAGGCCGAGTTCCTCTAG
- the emilin3a gene encoding EMILIN-3 — MLRMLFSGVLSLFVFMALFSSLVETKIYRPFEFHQYKPGLGQHYSQGKPTSRHKNHCAYVTEKTVPFTIQDGAAPYVKAEYNKCSLGRKCPALLYRLMYKPLYKVAHKTVTELEWRCCPGYSGYGCMEGHPVYQHPMKMMPPFKGPPMRESQFKGPPSKVPMFKGPHVNTAVKASPWSHPKGPPTGSFNPFPMHPFGPSRASSYPDIPFQPYPSESEPAPEHEEPHYTETNHEHEHENSQAPEEFIPEEIPSPPPSGGEQPVGETTGHALDSETEERIYHMEEDVRRLNQGLETLRVTVNGLEESLRTSLREDANRMLSALLSAPPGTGPGPVPVPPPDVASHPSTFGFVEIPGGDLDTGDLDGRHVVPDLAELNERVEELRNEVQAKTAEIQEVKVTVMRHDEALKKISNRTGIRNLLVSNSNGKLGRAMEKLMDAKLSTARTEILGRFEKRVESAEDRCKEKAGDVHRQCQKQQSERQEQMEDALQESTINLRTELRKLQAQINGCNGTESCCGRMSGLTERVQLLERSMASLNQSQEHLRVELGGHKDHIEGMLEGRLAYVEAKLNLTGEIKSEESGRTSGVPDRDATGHALEAKMEVKLKNLECRLLTALEELGNATALEDHIVPTLETELESLRGRLEVDVDRMQKHLNNLEMLCTTSCPSPQTVTIQGDSAVPSENLALEQNVKEVLDMQGDQLNTLNVTLQNMLKRLTLREQQEQAEQDSSIQGELTILKFNVRSVNHTLRGLQDSLGTVVHQVGEANSSWHQRETRLAQQIKGVVQLVGHQASMLGAGERRLTRLKGELQEMKRRLAEEVRGCRRSAMVVQKEVTEVGGRVASVEDQCKGLNYLADDLERIREELERQSNGLLLQVSGTLSSHAQQLSELKGELKNCTSKAEPTEQSLEAAETRGDTFALN; from the exons ATGCTCAGGATGCTTTTCTCAGGCGTTTTGAGCCTTTTTGTCTTCATGGCCCTATTTTCATCACTTGTTGAAACCAAGATCTACAGACCATTTGAATTTCACCAGTATAAACCTGGGCTTGGTCAACACTACAGCCAAGGAAAACCCACCAGCAGGCACAA GAACCACTGTGCCTACGTCACTGAAAAGACAGTGCCCTTCACCATACAGGATGGAGCAGCACCGTATGTAAAAGCCGAGTACAACAAGTGTTCACTGGGCCGCAAATGCCCAGCTCTTTT GTATCGCCTGATGTACAAGCCACTTTACAAGGTGGCACATAAAACCGTCACAGAGCTGGAGTGGCGTTGTTGCCCTGGGTACTCTGGTTATGGATGTATGGAGGGACATCCAGTTTATCAACACCCTATGAAAATGATGCCACCATTCAAGGGCCCACCAATGAGAGAGTCCCAGTTTAAGGGCCCCCCTAGCAAAGTCCCGATGTTCAAGGGCCCACATGTTAACACTGCTGTGAAAGCCAGCCCATGGAGTCATCCCAAAGGCCCTCCTACTGGCAGTTTTAACCCCTTCCCAATGCATCCCTTTGGGCCTTCAAGGGCCTCCTCCTACCCAGACATCCCCTTCCAGCCTTATCCATCAGAATCAGAGCCAGCTCCAGAGCATGAAGAGCCACATTACACAGAGACCAaccatgaacatgaacatgagAATAGCCAAGCACCTGAGGAATTTATACCTGAAGAAATCCCCTCTCCTCCCCCCTCTGGTGGTGAACAGCCTGTGGGAGAGACCACAG GCCATGCTCTTGACAGCGAGACGGAGGAGCGAATATATCATATGGAAGAGGATGTGCGGCGTCTAAATCAGGGTCTGGAGACTTTGAGGGTAACTGTGAATGGGCTAGAGGAAAGCCTGCGAACCTCACTCAGAGAGGATGCTAACAGGATGCTGtcagctctgctctctgctCCCCCTGGTACTGGTCCTGGTCCTGTTCCTGTTCCCCCTCCAGATGTAGCCTCTCATCCATCCACCTTTGGGTTTGTAGAAATTCCTGGGGGAGACCTTGACACAGGAGATCTAGATGGTAGACATGTTGTTCCAGACCTCGCAGAACTGAATGAAAGGGTTGAAGAGCTTAGAAATGAGGTGCAAGCCAAGACAGCTGAGATTCAGGAAGTCAAAGTGACAGTGATGAGGCATGATGAAGCACTGAAGAAGATTTCTAATAGAACAGGTATTAGAAATCTTTTGGTATCAAACTCCAATGGCAAGCTTGGAAGAGCTATGGAGAAACTGATGGATGCTAAATTAAGCACAGCCAGAACAGAAATTCTTGGCAGATTTGAGAAGCGTGTGGAGAGCGCAGAGGACCGATGCAAGGAGAAAGCTGGGGATGTGCACCGTCAGTGCCAGAAGCAGCAAAGTGAGCGGCAGGAGCAGATGGAGGATGCTCTACAGGAAAGCACCATCAACCTAAGAACAGAGCTGAGAAAGCTCCAAGCACAGATCAATGGTTGTAATGGTACTGAGAGCTGCTGTGGTAGGATGAGTGGACTTACAGAAAGGGTGCAGCTGCTGGAAAGGTCAATGGCAAGCCTCAACCAGTCCCAGGAGCATCTGAGAGTGGAGCTGGGTGGACACAAAGACCACATAGAAGGAATGCTGGAGGGGCGTCTGGCATATGTAGAGGCCAAGCTCAACCTGACTGGGGAGATCAAAAGTGAAGAATCTGGAAGGACAAGTGGTGTCCCAGACAGAGATGCGACTGGACATGCTTTGGAGGCCAAAATGGAGGTTAAGTTGAAGAATCTGGAGTGTCGTTTACTAACAGCTTTGGAGGAGCTGGGTAATGCAACTGCTCTGGAGGATCACATTGTTCCCACTCTGGAGACAGAGCTGGAGTCACTCCGAGGCAGACTGGAGGTGGATGTGGACAGAATGCAAAAGCACCTCAACAATTTGGAAATGCTCTGCACCACTTCATGTCCCTCACCTCAAACAGTTACCATCCAAGGAGACTCTGCTGTGCCAAGTGAAAACCTGGCTTTGGAGCAGAATGTGAAGGAGGTACTGGATATGCAAGGCGACCAGTTGAACACACTCAATGTTACACTGCAGAACATGCTAAAGCGTCTGACCCTCAGGGAGCAGCAGGAACAAGCAGAGCAAGATTCTTCCATCCAGGGTGAGCTAACAATCCTCAAATTCAATGTGCGCTCAGTTAACCACACCCTGAGAGGACTCCAGGATTCCCTGGGGACAGTGGTCCACCAGGTTGGTGAAGCCAACAGTTCTTGGCATCAAAGAGAGACTCGTCTGGCCCAGCAGATAAAGGGCGTGGTGCAGCTGGTTGGACATCAGGCTTCCATGCTTGGGGCAGGTGAGCGCAGACTGACCCGGCTTAAAGGTGAGCTGCAGGAGATGAAGAGACGGCTAGCTGAAGAGGTACGGGGGTGCCGAAGATCAGCTATGGTGGTCCAGAAGGAGGTAACTGAGGTTGGTGGGCGGGTTGCCAGCGTAGAGGACCAGTGTAAGGGCTTAAACTACTTGGCAGACGACCTGGAGAGAATCAGGGAGGAGCTGGAGAGACAGTCAAATGGTCTCCTACTGCAAGTCAGTGGGACTCTCTCTAGCCATGCACAGCAGCTGTCTGAGCTGAAAGGTGAACTGAAAAACTGCACCTCCAAGGCAGAGCCAACAGAGCAGAGTTTAGAGGCTGCAGAGACACGAGGGGATACCTTCGCTCTGAATTAG